The sequence below is a genomic window from Thiomonas intermedia.
CAGCCGTATCGACCCCAAGCCCTCGTCGACAAGCTGCGGCCGCAAGTCAATGCCCCGGGCCCATTCCTGCCCGTCGGCGCCGACGTGGTGGGCATCGTCACCAACACCCATCTGGTGAGCGCTGGCCAAGCGCCGCGTGATTGGGCCGATCTGGCCCATGCGCAATGGAAGGGGCGGCTCACCATGCCCGATCCCACGCTGTCGGGCACCGCCTCCGATTTCGTAATAGCCTACATCGCCCATGAAGGACAGGAGGGCTGGGACTGGTTCAAGCAACTCAAGGCCAACGGCTGCATCTGGCCCGGACCGAACGCCAGCGCGCTGCGCCCGGTCGAAATGGGTGAGCGCAGCATCATGGTGGCCGGCGTCGGGCATACGGCGCTCAAGGCCAAGCTCGCCGGAAACAGTCTCGACCTCGTCATTCCACGCAGTGGCGTGCTGCTCATCCCGCGCCCCATCATCGTTCTGAAGAGCAGCCGCCAGCAGGCCGCGGCAGACCATTTCGTCGACTATGCGCTGTCCCCAGCGGGTCAAGCCGATGTCGCCAAATCGCTGCTCCTGCCTGCCGTGGCATCTGTCAAGCCCGCGCCCGTCTGGCAAGACCCGAACTCGATGCAGGTTCTCCCGGTCGACTGGGCCGCATTGGCGCAACAGCGCGCCAGCGTTCTGGCCCGCTTCACCCATCAAATCCTCGGACGTTGAATGAGGGCGGGATCCTGGCCACGCCGCACCAGCGAGGCCTTGCTGCTCATACTGTTCGCGCTGCTGGTCCTGGCGCCCCTGGCTGCGCTGGTTTTCGAGGCGATCCAGCCCGTGCGCTCCGGGCAGTCCCTGTTGTCCGTGTCGTCCCTGCTCGGACGGGACACCTTCGGTAACCTGAAAGCCACCTTGCAGCTGGCGACATGGACTGCCGGGGTCGCGCTGATGGCAGGGGCCTTCCTGGCAGGACTGCTCGATGCCGTTCCGCCGCGCGGGCTGCGCTGGGTCGAACCTCTGCTGCTGGGCTCGTTTCTCATCCCGCCCTACTTGACGGCGGTGGCCTGGACGCTGATTGCCGGGCCTGTCGGTCTATGGAATCAGCTCTTCGGGCATGGCGGGGCCTGGCTGGCGAAGGCGCTGTACTCGCTCCCCGGCATGGCCATCGTCATGGCCCTGCACTTGACGCCGCTGGTCTACGTCATGGCAAGCGCGGCGTTGCGTGGGGTCGACCATAGCCTGCGCGAAGCCGCGCAGGTACATGGCGCACCCCCATGGCACGCCCGCTGGATGGGCTATCGGCCTGGAGTCATCCCGGCCCTTCTGGCCGCAACCTTGTTGGTTTTCCTGGCCAGTGCCGAAGAGTTTGGCGTGCCCAAGGTGCTGGGCAATCTCGCGGGCGTGCAAGTCCTCAGCGTCGCCGTGGAACAAGCCATGGACGTCTGGCCGACGAATCTTCCGCGCGCCTCCGCCATCGGCTTGCTGCTGGGAGCGATCTCGCTGGTGATCTGGCTCCTCGCCTTCCCATTGACGCGGGCGAACGCAGGAACTGCGCAACGGCGCCCAGCTCGAACGCACCGCTGGAGCGGTGTGCCGCCGCTGTTGTTCGCCTTGATCGCCACCGGCTTGCCACTCGCTGCCATCGCCATCACCGCGTTGCAGAAGGCGGTCACCAACGGTCTGGCGTCCGGCAACTGGACCGGGTCACATTTTGCGCGGGTCTTGCGCCTTGGCGATGGGGGCCTCTCCGCGCTGATGGCCAGCACAGGCTTGGCCGTCTTCACGAGCATCGTCGGCATGGCGTTCGCGGTCATCGGCTTGTTGGCACTGCAACGCGCACCCCGCCGACTGGGACGTGCCCTGGAAGCCGCTGGCTATGCCCCGCAGGCGGTCCCCGGTGTGGTCATGGCCACCGGGTTGATTCTGTTCTGGAACGCGCCGGGCAACCCGCTGCCGATCTACGGCCATATCTCCATCATCGCGATCGCTTATCTCGCGCTGACATTGCCGTATGCCCTGCGCTACGCCGCGAGTGGTCTGCAACAAATTCCGGAGAGCATGACGCAGGCGGCGAGCGTGCATGGGGCCCGTATGCCTCGCATCCTCGCCCGCATCACCCTGCCCTTGGCCTGGCCCCATATCGTTGCTGGAGCCGCCGTGCTGTTTGCGTTCTCGATGCGCGAACTGGCGTCGTCCATCTTGCTGCAGCCGCCTGGCGTGCAGGTGATTTCAACCTACATCTATGCCCAGTTCGACCAAGGCAACGTCAACGATGGCATGGCCCTGGCAGTGGTCGGCTTCGCCTTGACCTTGGCTGTTTTGGTGATCGCTCGTGTATCTGGCAGTGTGCTGCAGCGCCTATCGGGGTGATTTCAGACTAACTCAAATGCAGTCAGGTGGCCGGCACCCCTGATGATGAAAGTACTTTTGTTGTGGGGAAACACAGCCAAATCCGGATAGCCAAAAAGTTGAGGCCCCGTGATCGACTTACCAGCACCAGTGGCGGCATCCGGCGTGGCCTACCGCTGATGAAATGAGAAATCAATCCGCCGGAACCTGACGGGGAATGAATTTGACCTGCCCCCCGCCATCCGCGAAAAGGCCACAAAACGGGCCCATTCAGGCCAAAACGCATGAGAAATCCGCTCGATTTTTCATGCCACTCCCGCTATATGAAAAACAACGCATCACCTCGCGTTGTACCGTGGGTTGTGCAGACCTTCCTTAGCGCTTCTACTCAATAGCATCCCGGATGATCGTAGGGACGCTTGACAAACAAATCAGGCCGCTCAGCGTACCAGTCCTTCATGGCCTGAATGGGCGTTCTGGACTTCAACGCTGACTGGGGCAATTGGTGGTTGTACAAGGCCACGTATCGCAGCAGCGTCTGCTCCAGGTCCAGTCCACTTTGGAAGCGGTGGCTTCGCAGCACATCGGCAATGCGCCCATTGAAGCGTTCGACCATGCCATTGGTGCGCGGGGTTCTGGGCTTGGTCAGCCGGTGTTCAATGCCCAGGCTGGCGCAGAGCTGATCGAATTCGTGCTCCCCGGTGGGCTGTCTGGCCCGTGTGGCGAAGAACCGATCTGTGAACTCCTTGCCGTTGTCGGTGAGCACCTTCTGGATGCGCATCGGGCAGGCCTTGTGCACCGCGTTCAGGAACGCCTTGGCACTGGCCGCCGTCTTGTTCTTCTTGATCTGCACGAACACCCAGAGCGTGGCACGGTCGATGGCCACGAACAGATAGCGCCTGCTGCTCTCATCCTGCATCTGCGGCAGGTACTTCAGGTCCATGTGCAGGTACCCCGGCTCGTAGGCTTTGAACGTCTTGCTCGCCGGTGCAGGTTGCGCGGGTTTGAGCTCGCCCAGATTGCCCACACCATAACGGCGCAGGCAGCGGTCCAAGCCCGAGCGGGTGGCCTTGGGGCAGATGAATTCACGGGTGACCGCCAACAGGTCATCCAGGGGCAGCAGCAGGGTACGACGCAGTTCCACCACCCCTCGTTCCTGCGCGGGCGTGAGGGTGGTTTGCAGCCGGTGCGGGGTATGGGAAGCGTCGTGCACGCTGGTGCGCTTCTTCCACTTGTAAACCGTCGCTTCGGTGATGCCATAGCGCTGGGCCAGGGCTGCGGCGCTGTCCGAGCTAGAGGCAAGCTCGGCCCGGATCGCCGGCGTGGTCCGGGCGTTCTTGTGCAGCGCGATCATCATCAGAGGGCTCCCGGAACAAGGATTGAACGGCCCAGCAGATCCTCCACCAACTGGCGCATCGCCTCGCGTGCGGCCAGCAACGGATATCTCCTGGGGTCTATGTGTGCAATCAGCCGGGATGCGACACCTACTCTCAATTGAATTGACTCTCGACTTTGTTTCTTCCACGGGCGCCGACCACCTTCGTTCCTCATGAGACGAAAAGAAGCGGGTATGTAGTTGGCACGTCTGTCAAACGACGTATTTGCACGTACGCGCCCTAAAAATATTCTCTGGCCCGTGGTTGCCGCAATTGTTGGTGACCTGATGGGTTTCTGTTGCCTAACATCTATTTGCCGGGAGTAATTACTATGTCTAAGAAAGAAATGCCTCAAGGCACAGCTTTTCAAAGTGAGGTGGGCGCAGGACATCCGAGCTCCCCGCTACGCCGCAAGTTGGTTACCGCGATCGCCGGAATTCCCCTGATTTCCGCAAGCGGTTTGGTTCTCGCCGCGAATCCGCCGACTGCCAAGATTAATACCACCAAGCTCGCCGTAACAGATACAGAAGTGACGGTCGGAATTCTGCATTCTGCGACCGGCACGATGGCAATTTCTGAAACCGGTGCGATCCAGGCAGAAAAACTGGCTATCGACCAAATCAATGCCACAGGCGGTGTATTGGGTCGGAAGATAAAGGTTATACAGGAGGACGGTGCATCGGATTGGCCAACTTTTGCAGAGAAGGCCAAGAAACTCCTGGAAGAAAATCACGTTGCAGCAATTTTTGGTTGCTGGACATCGGCATCACGTAAGGCCGTACTGCCGGTTCTGGAGAGAGATAACGGTCTTCTGTATTACCCTACTTTCTACGAAGGTTTGGAGCAGTCGAAGAATGTCGTATACACCGGCCAGGAAGCTACTCAGCAGGTGTTTGCCGGACTCGATTGGGTTGCCAAAGAAAAGAAAGCGAAAACCTTCTACCTGATCGGATCAGATTACATCTGGCCCCGCACCACCATGAAGTTGGCACGCAAATACATCGAGACCGTTCTTCACGGCAAAGTGGTGGGTGAGGAATATGCTGCGCTTGGCAGTACGGATTTCGGTTCCACCATCAACAAAATCCGTCTCAAAAAGCCGGACGTGATCTACGCTGCGGTGGTGGGTGGCTCGAATGTGTCGTGGTTCAAGCAGTTGAAGGCCGCGGGCATCAACGGCCAGAACCAGACTCTCCTGACCCTGTCGGTGACGGAAGACGAGGCCAAGGGTATCGGTGGTGAAAACCTGGCCGGCTTCTATTCGGCGATGAAGTACTTCCAGTCGCTCGACACGCCGCGCAACAAGGAGTTCGTCAAGCAGTTCAAGGCCAAGTGGGGCGCCACCGCGCCGATCGGCGACGTGACCCAGGCCGCCTACGAGGGCCCGTGGCTCTGGAAGGCCGCGGTGGAGATGGCCGGCAGCTTCGACACTGACAAGGTGGTGAAGGCCGAGGAAAGCGGCAAGATCAGCTACGACGCGCCGGAAGGCATGGTCTACCTCGAGCCGAACCATCACCTGAAGACCCGTTTGCGCATCGGTAAGTGGCGCAATGACGGACAGGCAGACATCGTCTACACGTCCGACTACATCATGCCCAACCCCTTCCCTAAGGGCTACTGATCGGGTATCGGGGGTCCCGTTGCAGCCAGCGCGCTGCTGCGGGATCCTCCCGGTTCAACGCGCGGGTTCAATCTGTACTGGAGAGTTTCCATGGACGGCTATTCGCTTTCCGATTTGTGGTCGATCCTTGTCATGCAGGGATTTTCCGGGTTGAGCCTGTTTAGCGTGCTCTTGCTAATGGCTTTGGGCTTGGCGATCATTTTTGGTCAGATGGGTGTGATCAATATGGCGCATGGCGAATTCATGACCATCGGGGCCTACACCATCTACGTGTTTTCGAAGATTGCGACAAATTATTTTCCGTCGCTGATGCCTTATTACTTCGTGCTGGCTATTGCGGCGGCATTTATTGTTGCATTCGGTGTGGGGTATGTCGTCGAATTCCTGTTAATACGGCATTTATACAAAAGGCCACTTGACACTCTGCTTGCAACTTGGGGATTAAGTCTCATCATGCAGCAGATATTCCGGTCTGTTTTCGGTGCGCGTGAGGTCAGCGCCACCCTCCCAAACTGGCTGATGGGGGCGTGGAAACCGACGGACACTATTGATATTCCGCTTAACGGCCTGTTCGTAATGTTGGTGTCTGTGATCGTGACTGGTGCCGTCATGCTATT
It includes:
- a CDS encoding ABC transporter substrate-binding protein is translated as MSFKKLLSLALILTALSVRAAVAADLVVYSSAPASLAKALAAGYAKQTGQQVDLYAASTGKIMARLAAEAEHPHADVVILADWTAGLALADQGLVQPYRPQALVDKLRPQVNAPGPFLPVGADVVGIVTNTHLVSAGQAPRDWADLAHAQWKGRLTMPDPTLSGTASDFVIAYIAHEGQEGWDWFKQLKANGCIWPGPNASALRPVEMGERSIMVAGVGHTALKAKLAGNSLDLVIPRSGVLLIPRPIIVLKSSRQQAAADHFVDYALSPAGQADVAKSLLLPAVASVKPAPVWQDPNSMQVLPVDWAALAQQRASVLARFTHQILGR
- a CDS encoding ABC transporter permease; translated protein: MRAGSWPRRTSEALLLILFALLVLAPLAALVFEAIQPVRSGQSLLSVSSLLGRDTFGNLKATLQLATWTAGVALMAGAFLAGLLDAVPPRGLRWVEPLLLGSFLIPPYLTAVAWTLIAGPVGLWNQLFGHGGAWLAKALYSLPGMAIVMALHLTPLVYVMASAALRGVDHSLREAAQVHGAPPWHARWMGYRPGVIPALLAATLLVFLASAEEFGVPKVLGNLAGVQVLSVAVEQAMDVWPTNLPRASAIGLLLGAISLVIWLLAFPLTRANAGTAQRRPARTHRWSGVPPLLFALIATGLPLAAIAITALQKAVTNGLASGNWTGSHFARVLRLGDGGLSALMASTGLAVFTSIVGMAFAVIGLLALQRAPRRLGRALEAAGYAPQAVPGVVMATGLILFWNAPGNPLPIYGHISIIAIAYLALTLPYALRYAASGLQQIPESMTQAASVHGARMPRILARITLPLAWPHIVAGAAVLFAFSMRELASSILLQPPGVQVISTYIYAQFDQGNVNDGMALAVVGFALTLAVLVIARVSGSVLQRLSG
- a CDS encoding IS481 family transposase, with the protein product MMIALHKNARTTPAIRAELASSSDSAAALAQRYGITEATVYKWKKRTSVHDASHTPHRLQTTLTPAQERGVVELRRTLLLPLDDLLAVTREFICPKATRSGLDRCLRRYGVGNLGELKPAQPAPASKTFKAYEPGYLHMDLKYLPQMQDESSRRYLFVAIDRATLWVFVQIKKNKTAASAKAFLNAVHKACPMRIQKVLTDNGKEFTDRFFATRARQPTGEHEFDQLCASLGIEHRLTKPRTPRTNGMVERFNGRIADVLRSHRFQSGLDLEQTLLRYVALYNHQLPQSALKSRTPIQAMKDWYAERPDLFVKRPYDHPGCY
- the urtA gene encoding urea ABC transporter substrate-binding protein; this encodes MSKKEMPQGTAFQSEVGAGHPSSPLRRKLVTAIAGIPLISASGLVLAANPPTAKINTTKLAVTDTEVTVGILHSATGTMAISETGAIQAEKLAIDQINATGGVLGRKIKVIQEDGASDWPTFAEKAKKLLEENHVAAIFGCWTSASRKAVLPVLERDNGLLYYPTFYEGLEQSKNVVYTGQEATQQVFAGLDWVAKEKKAKTFYLIGSDYIWPRTTMKLARKYIETVLHGKVVGEEYAALGSTDFGSTINKIRLKKPDVIYAAVVGGSNVSWFKQLKAAGINGQNQTLLTLSVTEDEAKGIGGENLAGFYSAMKYFQSLDTPRNKEFVKQFKAKWGATAPIGDVTQAAYEGPWLWKAAVEMAGSFDTDKVVKAEESGKISYDAPEGMVYLEPNHHLKTRLRIGKWRNDGQADIVYTSDYIMPNPFPKGY
- the urtB gene encoding urea ABC transporter permease subunit UrtB, which produces MDGYSLSDLWSILVMQGFSGLSLFSVLLLMALGLAIIFGQMGVINMAHGEFMTIGAYTIYVFSKIATNYFPSLMPYYFVLAIAAAFIVAFGVGYVVEFLLIRHLYKRPLDTLLATWGLSLIMQQIFRSVFGAREVSATLPNWLMGAWKPTDTIDIPLNGLFVMLVSVIVTGAVMLFLYRSSWGLHVRATTQNRMMAGSVGINTKKVDRVTFAVGCGIAGIAGAAFTTIASTGPTSGSLYIVDTFLVVVFGGAASLLGTVASAFSIAQAQSILTFFMTNAMGKVVTLLTIIVILMLRPEGLFAAKVRK